One window from the genome of Osmerus eperlanus chromosome 3, fOsmEpe2.1, whole genome shotgun sequence encodes:
- the zgc:162396 gene encoding putative methyltransferase DDB_G0268948, translating to MSFLLFEGKHHASIYQKYRIAPPQKVTDIVLNYLNQKKGKPHMLAVDLGCGTGQNSRLLAPHFQEVVGIDVSESQLEEARAVSGYPNITYRKGTAEELPFPDSSVDLLTAASAAHWFDQARFLVEAARVLKPGGCMALLGYTDSFSLRYGSCDDRLNLIHAEFKKSLLPYTSTRVAVADSKLQDLYAAIPFPEKERVDCVQVSQPISVRALVGFLESFSMYQAYSRAEPQAASSLLLDTQNRLLKEMGVTSPDTEMEIHLGYFCVLASKPK from the exons ATGTCCTTCCTGCTGTTTGAGGGGAAACACCATGCCTCCATCTACCAGAAGTACCGCATCGCACCCCCGCAGAAGGTCACAGACATTGTCCTAAACTACCTGAACCAGAAG AAAGGAAAGCCCCATATGCTAGCTGTGGACCTGGGCTGTGGGACAGGCCAGAACTCCCGCCTGCTAGCGCCTCACTTCCAGGAAGTAGTGGGCATTGATGTCAGCGAATCACAGTTGGAGGAAGCCAGGGCAGTGTCAGGGTACCCCAATATCACCTACAG GAAGGGTACCGCTGAGGAGCTCCCGTTTCCAGATAGTTCCGTGGACCTACTTACTGCCGCCTCAGCGGCCCACTGGTTTGACCAGGCCCGGTTCCTGGTGGAAGCAGCTCGGGTCCTGAAGCCAGGTGGGTGCATGGCTCTACTGGGATACACTGACAGCTTCAGCCTCCGTTATGGCTCCTGTGACGACAGACTCAACCTTATCCATGCAGAG TTCAAGAAGTCCCTGTTGCCTTACACCAGTACCAGGGTGGCTGTGGCCGATAGTAAACTGCAGGACCTCTACGCCGCTATTCCCtttccagagaaagagag AGTTGATTGTGTACAGGTGAGCCAGCCCATCTCAGTGAGGGCCCTGGTGGGCTTTCTAGAGTCCTTCTCCATGTACCAGGCCTACAGCAGGGCAGAGCCACAGGCTGCCAGCTCACTGCTGCTCGACACACAGAACAG GCTCCTGAAAGAAATGGGCGTCACTTCACCTGACACTGAGATGGAGATACACCTGGGATATTTCTGTGTCCTGGCATCCAAACCCAAGTGA
- the LOC134017331 gene encoding putative methyltransferase DDB_G0268948: protein MAHRLFEEKEHAASYWKYRVSPSAQLIDKVLVFLEKKKGLPFELAVDVGCGSGQGTVLLANHFSTVVGTDISPAQLEVAMEHATAQNITYRHCPAENLPFGDSSADLLTAMSAFHWFDRPRFLQEANRVLKPRGCLALINYTMDMELSHADCCPNSLNDVCKEFYAALQPYRNPHLGPSSVELYRQTYEALSYTEKEWQECVWVRRSVPVSSYIGMVESFSSYQALLQKDPEEARRLSSHITHRLLTVMGVTSSETEVIVGVRYFYLLACKPGNE, encoded by the exons ATGGCTCACCGTCTGTTTGAGGAGAAGGAGCATGCTGCCTCCTACTGGAAATATAGAGTTTCTCCTTCAGCTCAGCTCATAGACAAGGTGCTGGTCTTCCTGGAGAAGAAG AAGGGCCTTCCTTTTGAACTCGCAGTAGATGTTGGCTGTGGGTCTGGACAGGGAACTGTGCTGCTGGCCAATCACTTCTCAACAGTGGTGGGGACTGACATTAGCCCTGCCCAATTAGAGGTAGCCATGGAGCATGCCACTGCCCAGAACATCACCTACAG acactgTCCAGCTGAGAACCTGCCATTTGGGGACAGTTCTGCGGATCTGTTGACAGCCATGTCTGCTTTTCACTGGTTTGATCGACCACGCTTCCTACAGGAGGCCAACAGGGTCCTAAAGCCAAGAGGTTGTCTGGCCCTGATCAACTACACTATGGACATGGAACTGAGCCATGCAGACTGCTGCCCCAACTCTCTCAATGATGTCTGCAAAGAG TTTTatgcagccctgcagccctaTCGTAATCCTCACCTTGGCCCAAGCTCTGTGGAGCTCTACAGACAGACCTACGAGGCCCTTTCCTACACGGAGAAGGAATG gcaggagtgtgtgtgggttaggagGTCTGTGCCTGTGTCCAGCTACATAGGTATGGTGGAGTCCTTCTCCAGCTACCAGGCTCTGCTGCAGAAGGACCCAGAGGAGGCCAGGAGACTGTCcagccacatcacacacag GTTGTTAACAGTAATGGGTGTGACTTCATCAGAAACAGAAGTGATAGTTGGGGTTCGATATTTCTACCTACTTGCCTGCAAACCTGGGAATGAATGA
- the LOC134016452 gene encoding uncharacterized protein LOC134016452: MVTGHGQSLFVNMVKDVHFLSMLVLWILMWLSRYIHSVSSEVSTKQVFFVAGGDEKLFLPSPPLSRGTKYQWLRTPHDGNQSELIVTISRNSQNLFSQGGEHNISMEPQSSFAGVFLFTQTEPNLLPLARFEVFAVEFTPPRLAEVDLGSDVSLSCKLPHMPEAATLQWEAEDSFSSHTTLFYNHTAYVIIHSVDQQSKKRYNCVVRLNGTWVFGAGFLLNIKAFILETQVTLFRESSNSSEVDLSCRSISEYLTAKWTRTSSSQQTPVVLSSYSRISLNVVQRDRFSSPAFSGVDYPMHISSLIFEDGGEYRCRFEHVLNSGHVFSSERVFVKLITIQVSVAPSGDEGGDQTVVLTCELSELSDVPVTLAWLRREGSGVLMVRQEVLTDSRLLSVTLPSLHRDQLFWECVVFSQGLLRARVTLNLTDSFEKIPTPVTPSPNAGGEVNPFHLGMIVACSVLLFTGILTVALLFYYRGARNRETASRPVLNIVASPSLTDQDDPVYGNVTNNPPDQVPDSHRSPTEGKNNMDIHYSCISLSGLKPREQNGNSEKSGDGDGVIYSAVSIN; the protein is encoded by the exons ATGGTAACTGGACATGGACAGAGTCTGTTTGTTAATATGGTGAAAGATGTACATTTCCTGAGTATGCTGGTGTTGTGGATCCTGATGTGGCTATCCAGATACATACACAGTGTGTCTTCAGAAG TGTCAACAAAGCAGGTCTTCTTCGTAGCTGGTGGCGATGAAAAACTATTtctcccatctcccccactGAGCCGTGGGACAAAGTACCAGTGGTTGAGGACCCCACATGATGGAAACCAATCGGAGTTAATTGTCACAATCAGTAGGAATAGTCAGAATCTGTTTTCACAAGGAGGCGAGCATAATATATCCATGGAGCCCCAGTCTTCTTTTGCAGGAGTATTTTTGTTCACCCAAACTGAACCAAATTTACTCCCATTGGCAAGATTTGAAGTGTTTGCTGTTGAAT TTACACCGCCACGTTTAGCAGAGGTGGATCTGGGTTCTGATGTCAGTTTGAGCTGTAAGTTGCCTCACATGCCCGAGGCAGCCACACTGCAGTGGGAGGCtgaggacagcttctcttctcaCACCACATTGTTCTACAACCACACAGCCTACGTCATCATCCACAGTGTTGACCAGCAGAGCAAAAAGCGATACAACTGTGTAGTCCGACTAAATGGAACATGGGTATTTGGAGCAGGATTTTTGCTGAACATAAaagcat TCATATTAGAGACTCAGGTGACTTTATTCCGAGAGAGCAGCAACAGTAGTGAGGTGGATCTGAGTTGCAGGAGCATAAGTGAATACCTTACAGCCAAATGGACCAGGACCTCATCTTCTCAACAAACACCAGTTGTTCTGAGCTCATACAGTCGCATCTCATTGAATGTTGTTCAGCGAGACCGGTTCTCATCACCTGCCTTCAGTGGTGTTGACTACCCCATGCATATCTCATCACTGATATTTGAAGATGGTGGAGAATACAGATGCAGATTTGAGCATGTCTTAAATTCTGGGCATGTCTTCAGTTCTGAGCGTGTCTTCGTGAAACTCATTACTATTCAAG TTTCTGTTGCGCCCTCTGGTGATGAGGGTGGGGACCAGACAGTGGTCCTCACCTGTGAGCTGTCAGAGTTGAGCGATGTCCCAGTGACCCTGGCCtggctgaggagggagggcagcggGGTGCTGATGGTCCGACAGGAAGTCCTGACAGACAGCAGGCTGCTCAGTGTGACCCTGCCCAGCCTCCATAGAGACCAGCTGTTCTGGGAGTGTGTGGTCTTCTCTCAGGGCCTGCTCAGAGCCAGAGTAACCCTGAACCTCACAGACAGCTTCGAGAAGATCCCTACTCCTGTTACACCCAGCCCAAATGCAG gtGGCGAAGTAAACCCCTTTCACCTTGGGATGATTGTGGCCTGCTCTGTGCTGCTCTTCACTGGGATCCTGACTGTGGCTCTGCTGTTCTACTACAGGGGagccagaaacagagagacagcttCAAGGCCTGTGCTGAACA TTGTAGCGTCGCCCTCTCTGACTGATCAGGATGACCCAGTCTACGGCAACGTCACAAACAACCCCCCAGACCAAG ttCCAGACAGTCATAGGAGTCCAACAGAGGGAAAGAACAACATGGACATCCATTACTCTTGCATCTCTTTAAGTGGACTAAAGCCTAGAG AGCAAAATGGGAATTCTGAAAAAAGTGGG